The Sporomusa termitida genome has a window encoding:
- a CDS encoding radical SAM protein, producing the protein MNISKQDALLWFDFFSQLSEEEEISIKHEEIIYSTFAQIEAAIDHRNNTLMSEIRSLKTLENRTFFVGNESKFPTGCRSCLLGTGLSAIRKTNKCNLECKFCYNYGELEDIHPVGEGMWEIGGTKFYEKDIDLLLAIHQKPTGISYVYLEPFMEIEKYYSLIKKFSDARIHQHLYTNGTLATEETLKALGEAGLNEIRFNLGASNCSDKVIENIGLAKKYITSVGIETPMTPEFFAVFFKKKQAIFATKLDFINCAELHLNENNIGNYYGENMYICRHGYISPIWSRELTLKFMKIADEENWDLAVHDCSNYTKFARALNLSSKANMWFGASNYACEFSMIPYEIFIPILNDDNFKFLNEEELPDDYKPEMIDF; encoded by the coding sequence ATGAATATTTCAAAGCAAGATGCGTTGCTATGGTTTGATTTTTTTTCACAATTGTCTGAGGAAGAGGAAATTAGTATAAAACATGAAGAAATCATTTACTCGACCTTTGCGCAAATTGAGGCAGCAATTGATCATAGAAATAATACGCTAATGTCGGAAATTAGAAGTTTGAAAACCTTGGAAAATAGAACTTTTTTTGTGGGAAATGAAAGCAAATTCCCCACAGGATGTCGTTCTTGTCTGTTGGGTACTGGTTTGAGTGCAATTAGGAAAACGAACAAATGTAATTTAGAGTGTAAGTTCTGTTATAATTATGGCGAACTAGAAGATATTCATCCAGTTGGCGAAGGTATGTGGGAAATTGGCGGCACAAAATTTTACGAGAAGGATATTGATTTGCTTCTTGCCATTCACCAAAAACCCACTGGCATTTCCTATGTTTATTTAGAGCCATTCATGGAAATTGAAAAATACTATTCGCTTATAAAAAAATTTAGTGATGCTCGAATTCATCAACATTTATACACAAATGGCACTTTAGCTACAGAAGAGACCTTGAAAGCATTAGGTGAAGCCGGTCTTAATGAGATACGTTTCAACCTAGGTGCTTCTAATTGCTCGGACAAAGTAATTGAAAATATTGGCTTAGCGAAAAAATATATCACAAGTGTAGGTATTGAAACGCCAATGACGCCTGAGTTTTTCGCAGTATTTTTTAAGAAAAAGCAAGCAATCTTCGCGACCAAACTCGATTTTATCAATTGTGCGGAATTACATTTAAATGAGAATAACATAGGTAATTATTATGGGGAAAATATGTATATTTGCCGACATGGCTATATATCGCCAATTTGGAGTAGGGAATTAACTTTGAAATTCATGAAAATAGCTGATGAAGAAAACTGGGATTTAGCAGTTCATGATTGCTCAAACTACACAAAGTTTGCAAGAGCTTTAAATTTGAGCAGCAAAGCGAATATGTGGTTCGGAGCCAGTAATTATGCCTGTGAGTTTTCTATGATTCCCTACGAAATATTTATACCAATACTCAATGATGACAATTTCAAATTTTTAAATGAAGAAGAATTGCCTGACGACTATAAACCGGAAATGATAGATTTTTAG
- a CDS encoding basic amino acid ABC transporter substrate-binding protein: protein MSKKWLTLLAAILFSLSVILSGCGAKQTSTANLLRVGSDTTYAPFGFQDEKSREYVGFDIDLIKAIGKQLGYEVEIQSMNFDGLIPALEGGTIDVAISDMTITAERSQKVNFSQPYYTAGLSIVAKADNKTITGFKDLEGKRLGVSIGSTGAEEAHKIKDATISEFNSITDAFLELKNGGVDAVINDAPVNEYYVINKGNKDAKIVGEPINSEDLGIATSKKNPELTAKIDNALSELKKNGEYEKIYLKWFGKKPPQ, encoded by the coding sequence ATGTCAAAAAAATGGCTGACTTTATTAGCGGCAATACTCTTTAGTTTGAGCGTAATTCTCAGTGGCTGTGGAGCCAAGCAGACTTCCACTGCCAACCTATTGCGGGTGGGTTCGGACACCACTTACGCTCCTTTCGGTTTTCAGGATGAAAAAAGCAGGGAATATGTCGGCTTTGATATTGATTTAATTAAAGCTATAGGTAAACAGCTCGGCTATGAGGTAGAAATCCAAAGTATGAACTTTGACGGTCTGATTCCGGCATTGGAAGGCGGTACCATTGATGTAGCCATTTCCGACATGACAATCACTGCCGAACGTTCTCAGAAGGTTAATTTTTCCCAACCGTATTATACAGCCGGTCTCTCAATTGTTGCCAAAGCAGATAATAAGACCATCACAGGTTTCAAAGACTTGGAAGGAAAAAGGCTGGGGGTATCTATTGGTTCAACCGGAGCTGAAGAAGCTCATAAAATAAAGGATGCCACAATAAGTGAGTTTAACAGCATAACGGACGCATTCTTGGAATTAAAGAATGGTGGTGTAGATGCCGTCATTAATGATGCACCGGTAAATGAGTACTATGTGATTAACAAAGGCAATAAAGACGCCAAAATTGTTGGTGAACCTATCAACTCGGAAGATCTCGGCATAGCAACTTCGAAAAAAAATCCAGAGCTCACTGCTAAAATAGATAACGCTTTATCGGAACTTAAGAAAAATGGCGAATATGAAAAAATTTACCTGAAATGGTTTGGTAAAAAACCACCGCAATAA
- a CDS encoding epoxyqueuosine reductase has translation MSTINYINLTSTILKKAKEFGATLAGIANIDDLRQAPSFTVAPKMPEYNGVGAREEKLHTKSLGEVDWPKGAQSVIVIAYAHPQSQPELDYWYGRSNPIGNKRLIRIVNDLKDWLQDNYKIESVALPYHIEKGGIYLKDAAVLAGMGCVGKNNLLITPEYGSHIRLRALAINQELSSSGPIPFYPCVQCEEYCRKGCPQQAFSQKIYTFEEFGEENLPGRTGHYNRLVCNIQMKLDEERAETQITEECKQLVKVVKYCRNCEYACPIGMSCAN, from the coding sequence ATGAGCACGATAAATTACATAAACTTGACTTCCACCATTTTAAAAAAAGCCAAAGAATTTGGGGCGACCCTTGCTGGTATAGCCAATATTGATGATTTGCGGCAAGCCCCGTCGTTTACGGTAGCGCCGAAAATGCCCGAATATAATGGTGTGGGCGCACGCGAAGAGAAACTTCACACGAAAAGTTTAGGAGAAGTCGATTGGCCAAAAGGCGCCCAATCTGTTATCGTTATTGCCTATGCTCACCCCCAGTCTCAGCCTGAACTTGATTATTGGTATGGTAGATCAAATCCCATTGGTAATAAGAGACTAATTCGCATTGTGAATGATTTAAAAGATTGGTTGCAGGATAACTACAAAATAGAATCGGTGGCATTGCCGTATCATATCGAAAAAGGTGGTATTTACTTAAAAGATGCTGCTGTTTTGGCTGGTATGGGTTGTGTTGGAAAGAATAATCTGCTGATTACACCTGAATACGGATCTCATATACGTTTGCGGGCATTGGCTATTAACCAAGAGCTTTCTTCTAGTGGGCCAATTCCTTTTTATCCTTGTGTTCAATGTGAAGAATATTGTCGAAAAGGTTGTCCACAGCAAGCTTTTAGTCAAAAAATATACACTTTCGAGGAGTTCGGTGAGGAAAATTTGCCAGGCCGTACCGGCCATTATAATCGTTTAGTCTGCAATATTCAAATGAAGCTTGATGAAGAAAGGGCTGAAACTCAGATCACGGAGGAATGTAAACAACTCGTTAAAGTAGTTAAGTATTGCCGTAATTGCGAATACGCATGTCCAATTGGAATGAGTTGCGCTAATTAA
- a CDS encoding pentapeptide repeat-containing protein codes for MVKKSAKSKLLSPNLPPKLSLAHNTEFHDEDCVRLSIIQDCTFETQTAENIAIDQVLFKNVDFNHLHWPCAKLTDTVFEQCDLSNVDFGQCFMDRVRLTNCKLVGINMTEASLRNVVFDNCNAAYAVLRYFKCKKSNFHNTSFAEADLYSATLTDVSFVRCNLDKVQFSGTKLAGIDLSTCQFYQLALTADDLRNCIIAPEQAIALANIFGVVIKE; via the coding sequence TTGGTCAAAAAATCCGCTAAATCTAAATTGTTATCGCCAAATCTGCCTCCCAAATTATCCTTGGCACATAATACTGAGTTTCACGACGAAGACTGCGTGAGACTTAGTATTATACAAGACTGTACATTTGAAACTCAGACTGCTGAAAACATTGCTATTGACCAAGTTTTATTTAAAAACGTTGATTTTAATCACCTTCATTGGCCCTGCGCTAAACTAACCGACACTGTCTTTGAACAATGTGATCTCTCCAATGTGGACTTCGGTCAATGCTTTATGGACCGGGTCCGGTTAACCAACTGCAAGTTGGTTGGTATCAACATGACGGAAGCGTCTCTAAGAAATGTTGTCTTTGATAACTGCAATGCCGCTTACGCCGTCCTGCGTTACTTCAAGTGTAAAAAAAGTAACTTTCACAACACTTCTTTCGCTGAAGCTGATCTCTATTCTGCCACGCTAACTGACGTAAGCTTTGTCCGCTGTAATCTCGATAAAGTTCAATTTTCGGGTACTAAACTTGCGGGAATTGATCTTAGCACTTGTCAATTTTATCAACTAGCCCTAACGGCAGATGATCTTCGCAATTGTATCATCGCTCCCGAACAAGCCATCGCTCTTGCTAATATCTTTGGCGTGGTTATAAAGGAGTAG
- a CDS encoding transposase, which translates to MPREAREKSESGIYHLMLRGINKQNIFEEEEDRKRFLETLGTYKKLSNYMLYGYCLMDNHIHLLIKEQEESISQIIKRISSSYVYWYNQKYERCGHLFQERYKSEVVETDAYFLVVLRYIHQNPLQAGITQNVSKYLWSSYHDYIGNPGISDIDLALDIFSDDRAKAVALFKDYNQENNMDKCLDYIEKVVLSDKAVINYLNEMGIQNISQLQQLHKEKRDEIIRRMKKRKGITIRQLARVTGIAKSVIDRI; encoded by the coding sequence ATGCCAAGAGAAGCTAGAGAGAAAAGTGAAAGTGGAATATATCATCTAATGTTAAGGGGAATAAATAAACAAAATATATTCGAAGAAGAAGAGGATAGAAAAAGATTCTTGGAAACGCTCGGAACTTATAAAAAGCTGAGCAATTATATGTTATATGGCTATTGTTTAATGGATAATCACATTCATTTATTGATAAAAGAGCAAGAAGAATCAATATCGCAAATAATAAAGAGAATCAGCAGCAGTTATGTGTATTGGTACAATCAAAAATATGAGAGATGTGGGCATTTATTTCAAGAACGATATAAAAGTGAAGTAGTAGAAACAGACGCGTATTTTCTCGTGGTTTTGCGTTATATCCATCAAAATCCGTTACAAGCCGGAATTACACAAAATGTAAGTAAGTATCTATGGAGTAGTTATCATGACTATATCGGGAATCCTGGAATTAGCGATATAGATTTGGCGTTAGATATTTTTTCAGATGATAGAGCAAAAGCCGTAGCATTATTCAAGGATTATAACCAGGAAAATAATATGGATAAATGTTTAGACTATATAGAAAAAGTAGTACTATCAGATAAAGCAGTAATTAATTACTTAAATGAAATGGGAATACAAAACATTAGTCAATTACAACAGCTACATAAAGAAAAGCGCGATGAAATAATACGCAGGATGAAAAAAAGAAAAGGTATTACAATACGGCAATTAGCAAGGGTTACAGGAATAGCAAAAAGTGTAATAGATAGAATATAG
- a CDS encoding LysR family transcriptional regulator, producing the protein MDLLQLKYFQAVAKIEHMTKAAQILQIAQPALSATIARLEADVGVPLFNRAGRNIVLNEYGKVLLMRATRALNELEAARQEIGDLSGSKFGYVSFASTAMNKHFCDLLASFAQLHPKVNFQLTQTTDENAKLSLLENGEVDFIFVIKKIKRSDVVCIPLVEKDVFLAVPAAHRLANRHTVSLQELAGESFITLKADHSIQEFCYSMCLKRGIVPKVICKSDSAQGLVNLVAAGFGVAFFPAPRKYVPNLPFVLIKIEDFDYNNFLYLAWKEKRYFSKAALQFREYIIQNGPDTLN; encoded by the coding sequence ATGGATTTATTGCAGTTGAAATACTTTCAGGCGGTGGCCAAAATTGAACACATGACAAAGGCTGCGCAAATCTTACAAATCGCGCAACCTGCTCTTAGTGCAACTATCGCTCGCTTGGAAGCAGATGTAGGCGTTCCATTGTTTAACCGGGCCGGGCGAAATATTGTGTTGAACGAATACGGAAAAGTATTATTAATGAGGGCAACCCGCGCACTGAATGAACTTGAGGCAGCACGCCAGGAGATTGGCGATCTGTCAGGAAGCAAATTTGGCTATGTATCTTTTGCGTCTACCGCTATGAACAAGCATTTTTGTGACCTCTTAGCTTCCTTTGCCCAACTTCATCCAAAAGTAAATTTTCAGCTTACGCAGACAACGGATGAGAATGCCAAATTGAGTTTACTGGAAAACGGAGAAGTTGATTTTATTTTTGTGATTAAGAAAATTAAACGGTCAGACGTCGTTTGCATTCCCTTGGTGGAAAAAGATGTTTTTCTGGCTGTACCTGCGGCGCATCGTTTGGCTAACCGGCATACTGTTTCTCTCCAGGAACTGGCCGGAGAGTCTTTCATTACCCTAAAGGCGGATCATAGTATTCAGGAATTCTGCTATTCCATGTGTCTCAAAAGAGGAATTGTACCAAAGGTTATATGTAAAAGTGACAGCGCTCAGGGACTTGTTAACTTAGTAGCTGCCGGGTTTGGCGTAGCCTTTTTTCCAGCACCGAGGAAGTATGTACCGAATTTGCCGTTTGTTTTAATAAAAATTGAGGATTTTGACTATAACAACTTCCTTTATCTTGCCTGGAAGGAGAAACGATACTTTTCAAAAGCAGCGCTGCAGTTTCGGGAATATATCATTCAGAATGGACCGGATACACTAAACTAA
- a CDS encoding TonB-dependent receptor domain-containing protein, producing the protein MSFDNKPNKSKIGILAISLSVAMSLPAYAAEEDYVYQFDEVVVTASGFEQDIADAPASITVITKEEINRRGYTDLGGILSDVEGVDVRGSSTGRMGVANISIRGLGSEYTLFLIDGIPQNGTTDVGPNGFIAGVGSFVPPLATIERIEIIRGPMSTLYGSEALGGVVNIITKKVDDEWRHNLTLDHTFYEDSDRGSISRYSFYSSGPVTEDKVGLALRGNFLRRAGSSGKDALGNVLPDAGAAANPSPLRNYSLGGKVTWKQDDQNSLWLDADTAISDYGGKVDRRIERDKLTVGSDNKVSYGDWHTTLTYNSTELKGYMHNNTDRKLKNPNIIFETKLVAPVSEVHRLTVGGRYWHEKLEDGALTIGGVGKLSNQTASLFAEDEWRLQDDLALTYGARYDRHRYLGGHVSPRGYLVWKADDKWTLKGGVSTGFKAPTLSQSVDGVSGFTGGAGNPDPIHVYGNPDLKPEESVNKEVGFYYQSPSGFSANATLFHTDFKNKINGGVDLGVIDGHQAQTYENVGKAKTNGLEFGSKIPLAEDLSLNLNYTYTMTEQIGGDNDGAPLNNIPKNAVNARLNWQTDEKTTTWLRAEYRGKMNRYTRKQLSATEQGVVDALGQYFKAYTVLDLGVSRKLSENVTLNFAVNNVLDKDFGEAVVINGGTYYKYFSTGKESAGTYLTGRNYWVSMNYNF; encoded by the coding sequence GTGAGTTTTGATAACAAACCGAATAAAAGCAAGATCGGGATTTTGGCGATCAGTCTTAGTGTTGCAATGAGTTTGCCGGCTTACGCCGCTGAAGAGGATTATGTTTACCAGTTTGACGAGGTGGTGGTAACGGCTTCCGGCTTCGAACAGGATATTGCCGATGCGCCGGCCAGTATTACCGTTATTACGAAGGAAGAAATCAACCGCCGCGGCTATACCGATCTTGGGGGCATATTGTCCGATGTGGAAGGGGTTGATGTGCGCGGCTCCTCTACCGGCAGAATGGGGGTGGCGAATATCAGCATCCGTGGTCTGGGCAGCGAATATACGTTGTTTTTGATCGACGGCATTCCTCAAAATGGGACAACGGATGTCGGACCTAACGGCTTTATTGCCGGGGTCGGCAGCTTCGTACCGCCGCTGGCGACCATCGAGCGTATTGAGATCATTCGCGGTCCGATGTCGACCTTGTATGGTTCTGAGGCTTTGGGCGGCGTGGTAAATATCATTACCAAAAAGGTGGACGACGAGTGGCGCCATAATCTGACGCTTGATCACACCTTTTACGAAGATTCGGACAGGGGAAGCATCTCCCGTTATTCTTTCTATTCGAGTGGCCCCGTGACCGAAGATAAAGTGGGGCTGGCCTTGCGCGGCAACTTTCTCCGGCGGGCCGGATCCTCTGGTAAGGATGCTCTGGGCAATGTATTGCCCGACGCAGGAGCGGCCGCCAATCCTTCTCCACTCAGAAACTACAGTCTGGGCGGCAAAGTAACGTGGAAACAGGATGACCAGAACAGTCTCTGGCTGGACGCCGATACGGCCATCAGCGATTACGGCGGAAAGGTGGACAGGCGTATTGAACGCGACAAGCTGACGGTAGGCAGCGATAATAAAGTTTCCTATGGCGACTGGCACACAACCCTGACCTATAACAGCACCGAATTGAAAGGATATATGCACAACAATACTGACCGCAAGCTGAAGAACCCTAACATTATCTTTGAGACCAAACTGGTTGCGCCGGTCAGCGAGGTGCATAGGTTGACCGTTGGCGGCCGGTACTGGCATGAAAAACTGGAGGATGGGGCGTTGACCATCGGCGGCGTGGGCAAACTCAGCAATCAAACCGCCTCGCTGTTTGCGGAAGACGAATGGCGGCTGCAGGATGATCTGGCCCTGACTTATGGTGCGCGGTATGACCGTCATCGTTATTTGGGCGGACATGTCAGCCCGCGGGGCTACTTGGTCTGGAAGGCCGATGACAAGTGGACGCTGAAAGGCGGCGTCAGCACCGGTTTTAAAGCCCCTACCCTGTCGCAGTCGGTGGACGGTGTTAGCGGCTTTACCGGCGGGGCTGGCAATCCAGATCCGATCCATGTTTACGGCAACCCCGACCTCAAGCCGGAGGAAAGCGTAAATAAGGAAGTGGGCTTTTATTATCAGTCTCCTAGCGGCTTCAGCGCAAACGCCACCCTGTTCCACACTGATTTCAAAAATAAAATCAATGGTGGTGTTGACCTTGGTGTAATTGACGGCCATCAGGCGCAAACTTACGAAAATGTAGGCAAAGCCAAGACCAACGGGCTTGAATTCGGCAGCAAGATTCCGCTGGCTGAAGACTTGTCACTAAACCTGAACTATACCTATACAATGACCGAACAGATCGGCGGCGATAATGACGGCGCTCCACTCAACAATATACCGAAAAATGCGGTAAACGCGCGGTTGAACTGGCAAACGGACGAAAAGACCACCACCTGGCTGAGGGCGGAATACCGCGGCAAGATGAACCGCTACACCAGAAAACAGCTTAGCGCTACAGAACAAGGGGTTGTCGACGCGCTTGGCCAGTACTTTAAAGCCTATACCGTGCTTGACCTGGGCGTATCCCGTAAGCTGTCCGAGAATGTCACGCTGAATTTCGCAGTCAATAATGTGCTGGATAAAGATTTCGGCGAAGCCGTCGTTATCAATGGGGGGACTTACTATAAATATTTCTCCACGGGAAAAGAATCAGCCGGCACCTACTTGACGGGGCGGAACTATTGGGTATCCATGAACTACAATTTCTAA
- a CDS encoding alpha/beta hydrolase, whose product MKHRYKINKWTSLVCAIFLLSIGAGAFGREAGAFNQTRIPATPDGLPADIASSSVDGLPEYQIKTFDLYFQKHGGKYRIFVSVPVGPVPANGYPVIYLLDGNMTFPMMRAAQTDAGFCPVVTVGVGYPVDSGTDIDRRYFDLTPPTSPDLIPNGLKGKRPLATGGQDTFFASIETELKPVIEKLAPIDRRQQTLFGHSLAGLFVLHTLYTYPASFQTYVAADPAIWWNGGSVLLEHSNFLESEQARNEKAPVRLLVETSGKQALRKGISKAEAASLAKLRSGPRGKEIAAALGGLPGLHISFKEQADESHGSMLPYAVADALSFALKPSKLEERQKAAIEKIME is encoded by the coding sequence ATGAAACACCGCTATAAAATTAACAAGTGGACAAGCCTGGTTTGCGCTATTTTTCTTTTGAGTATAGGCGCAGGCGCCTTTGGCCGGGAAGCAGGGGCATTTAATCAGACTAGGATACCTGCGACCCCGGACGGTTTGCCGGCGGATATTGCCAGTTCTTCGGTGGACGGACTGCCTGAATACCAGATTAAAACCTTTGATCTTTACTTCCAAAAACATGGCGGCAAGTATCGTATTTTCGTTTCAGTGCCAGTTGGCCCCGTGCCCGCCAATGGTTACCCGGTGATATACCTGCTTGACGGAAACATGACTTTTCCGATGATGCGGGCTGCCCAAACGGATGCCGGCTTTTGTCCGGTAGTAACGGTTGGGGTAGGCTATCCAGTTGATTCGGGTACCGACATTGACAGGCGTTACTTCGATCTCACGCCGCCTACCTCGCCGGATCTGATCCCCAACGGGCTTAAGGGCAAGCGGCCCCTCGCGACCGGCGGTCAGGACACCTTCTTCGCCTCCATCGAAACGGAGCTGAAGCCGGTTATTGAGAAGCTTGCGCCGATCGACCGTCGCCAGCAGACCTTATTCGGCCATTCCCTGGCTGGCTTATTTGTCCTGCATACCTTATATACCTATCCCGCCTCGTTCCAAACTTATGTGGCCGCCGATCCGGCCATATGGTGGAATGGCGGTTCGGTTCTATTGGAACACTCCAACTTTTTGGAGAGCGAACAGGCAAGGAATGAAAAAGCGCCTGTTCGCCTGTTGGTAGAAACCTCCGGCAAACAGGCTCTGCGGAAAGGGATCTCTAAGGCTGAAGCCGCCTCGCTGGCGAAGCTCCGCTCCGGACCAAGGGGAAAGGAGATCGCTGCCGCCTTAGGGGGACTACCCGGCCTTCACATAAGCTTTAAGGAGCAGGCTGACGAAAGCCATGGCTCCATGTTGCCTTATGCTGTGGCGGATGCGCTCTCTTTTGCCCTGAAGCCGTCCAAGTTGGAGGAGCGGCAGAAGGCGGCGATAGAGAAGATAATGGAATAA
- a CDS encoding TIGR04076 family protein: MKKWYSGEWSFKIIVLSIKPNNEPQNHCRNGHQPGDQYICGYACPGGFCSKSMLKSFPLMEAVRSGGNLRNLGGCQENIIEFDCPDGIVKFRLEAIKQSQ, encoded by the coding sequence GTGAAAAAATGGTATAGTGGAGAATGGAGCTTTAAAATAATCGTATTATCTATTAAACCCAATAATGAGCCACAAAATCATTGCCGAAATGGTCATCAGCCTGGTGATCAATACATCTGCGGTTATGCTTGTCCCGGTGGTTTTTGTTCCAAAAGCATGTTGAAGTCTTTTCCGCTCATGGAGGCAGTACGTAGTGGCGGCAATTTGCGTAACCTTGGCGGATGCCAAGAAAATATAATAGAATTTGACTGTCCGGATGGTATTGTAAAGTTTAGATTAGAAGCAATTAAGCAGTCGCAATAA
- a CDS encoding VOC family protein, whose translation MNNINQNSIPTIKLKSIVLDCPDIQALSDFYIRMLGWEKDFVEEGDFLDIRSPVGGVKIAFQTNTNYVAPVWPEEPNAQQQMLHIDFAVPSKEDMERAVKHAISCGATKAGIQYCDEWTVMLDPVGHPFCFVVW comes from the coding sequence ATGAATAACATAAATCAAAATAGCATACCCACAATCAAATTGAAGTCAATTGTACTTGATTGTCCCGATATTCAGGCTTTGTCTGATTTTTATATTCGGATGCTTGGATGGGAAAAGGATTTTGTAGAGGAAGGGGATTTTCTAGACATCCGTTCTCCGGTGGGCGGTGTTAAGATCGCCTTTCAAACCAATACTAACTATGTTGCGCCTGTTTGGCCAGAAGAACCTAATGCGCAGCAGCAGATGCTGCACATCGACTTTGCGGTACCAAGTAAGGAAGATATGGAACGTGCTGTGAAACACGCAATTTCATGTGGCGCAACGAAAGCAGGCATTCAGTACTGCGACGAGTGGACGGTCATGCTTGACCCGGTGGGGCATCCGTTTTGTTTTGTCGTTTGGTGA
- a CDS encoding MarR family winged helix-turn-helix transcriptional regulator has translation MKQEYPDQYICFRLNKAMRVIQRYYERHLTPLGITPSQFYVLSYLWVNNEAKFKDLAKSVNIEGSTLTGILDRLERNRFILRQDDPEDRRSIVISLTAKAREVIPQGMEFVRQLDAEVLRNLLPMNMIKPFKRLY, from the coding sequence ATGAAACAAGAATATCCTGACCAGTACATATGTTTTAGACTTAACAAAGCTATGCGTGTAATCCAGCGGTATTACGAAAGACATCTTACACCGTTGGGGATTACTCCCTCGCAATTCTATGTACTGAGTTATTTATGGGTAAATAACGAAGCAAAATTTAAAGACCTAGCTAAAAGTGTTAATATTGAAGGTTCAACTCTTACGGGTATTTTGGATCGACTTGAACGAAACAGATTTATTCTCCGTCAAGATGACCCTGAGGACCGTCGTTCAATAGTAATTTCTTTGACCGCAAAGGCCAGAGAAGTTATTCCTCAAGGAATGGAGTTTGTTAGACAGCTTGACGCTGAAGTGTTGAGGAATCTATTGCCTATGAACATGATAAAGCCTTTCAAGAGGTTATATTAA
- a CDS encoding aminoglycoside phosphotransferase family protein: MKADFGEISGSDKWKTVEPINKGWSDDKKYHIVTNRGMELQLRISDISKYEVRKKDYETLKRLDEMDVLISRPIDFGVCNSGKHVYFVLSWLSGEDLKDVLCTLNNDEQYKLGVKAGEALRKLHSIPAPANYSLWTNRFNRKIDRNINKYYACGIEIHGADKIIDYIETNRSLLENRPQTFQHGDFHIGNMVITQNGEIGIIDFDRLDYGDPWEEFNRIVWCANVSSVFAAGRINGYFENDVPEVFFRLMALYIASNLLSSVPWAIPYGQEQVDIMCDQAGYVLKWYDQFQTFVPKWYLPYSNCIGQ, translated from the coding sequence GTGAAAGCAGACTTTGGTGAAATATCAGGTTCAGATAAGTGGAAAACAGTTGAGCCCATTAATAAAGGGTGGTCTGATGATAAAAAATATCACATTGTAACTAATCGAGGAATGGAATTGCAATTGCGTATTTCTGATATCTCCAAATATGAAGTTAGAAAAAAAGATTATGAGACATTGAAACGTCTTGATGAAATGGATGTGTTAATATCAAGACCAATAGATTTTGGTGTTTGTAATAGCGGAAAGCATGTCTACTTTGTGTTATCGTGGCTTAGCGGGGAAGACTTAAAAGATGTTCTTTGCACTTTAAATAATGACGAACAGTATAAACTTGGGGTAAAGGCAGGAGAAGCATTGAGAAAGCTGCATTCAATTCCTGCACCGGCAAATTACAGTCTATGGACAAATCGCTTTAATCGTAAAATTGATCGTAATATCAATAAATATTATGCATGTGGTATTGAAATTCATGGTGCTGACAAAATTATAGATTATATTGAGACAAATAGATCTCTTCTGGAGAATCGTCCGCAAACATTCCAGCATGGTGATTTTCACATTGGCAATATGGTAATTACTCAAAATGGTGAAATAGGTATTATAGATTTTGATAGATTGGACTATGGTGACCCATGGGAAGAGTTTAATCGTATTGTTTGGTGTGCAAATGTAAGTAGTGTATTTGCAGCAGGACGGATAAATGGATATTTTGAAAATGATGTACCGGAAGTATTTTTTCGATTAATGGCACTTTATATTGCATCTAATCTTTTATCATCTGTACCGTGGGCTATTCCATATGGACAAGAGCAGGTTGATATCATGTGTGACCAGGCAGGTTATGTATTGAAATGGTATGATCAATTTCAAACGTTTGTTCCAAAATGGTATTTACCATACAGTAATTGTATTGGCCAATGA